From Humibacter ginsenosidimutans, a single genomic window includes:
- the lexA gene encoding transcriptional repressor LexA, which produces MTESDTAGTAASPARAKRGAAEKPRTRRRKSLSEKQRSILEVIQRSVSQRGYPPSMREIGDAVGLASLSSVAHQLNQLELSGYLRRDPNRPRALEVLIDLPESAGRADATSDYEASIPVGDATMVPMVGRIAAGVPITAEQQVEEVFPLPRQLVGNGDLFMLKVQGESMIDAAICDGDWVVVRQQNDAENGDIVAAMLDGEATVKVFRQRDGHTWLLPRNSAFEPILGDFATVVGKVVAVLRAV; this is translated from the coding sequence TTGACCGAGTCCGACACCGCGGGAACCGCGGCATCTCCCGCCCGCGCCAAGCGCGGCGCCGCCGAGAAGCCCCGGACCAGGCGACGCAAGAGCCTCAGTGAGAAGCAGCGCTCCATCCTCGAGGTCATCCAGCGCTCGGTGAGCCAGCGCGGGTATCCGCCGAGCATGCGCGAGATCGGCGACGCGGTGGGCCTGGCGTCGCTGTCCAGCGTGGCGCACCAGCTCAACCAGCTCGAGCTCAGCGGCTACCTTCGCCGCGACCCCAATCGCCCCCGAGCGCTCGAAGTGCTGATCGATCTGCCGGAGAGCGCGGGACGCGCGGATGCCACGAGCGACTACGAGGCATCCATTCCGGTCGGCGACGCCACCATGGTGCCCATGGTCGGACGCATCGCCGCCGGTGTGCCCATCACCGCAGAGCAGCAGGTGGAGGAGGTCTTCCCGCTCCCCCGCCAGCTCGTGGGCAACGGCGACCTCTTCATGCTGAAGGTGCAGGGCGAGTCGATGATCGACGCCGCGATCTGCGACGGCGACTGGGTGGTCGTTCGGCAGCAGAACGACGCGGAGAACGGAGACATCGTCGCGGCCATGCTCGACGGCGAGGCCACGGTCAAGGTCTTCCGCCAGCGGGACGGACACACGTGGCTGCTCCCCCGCAACTCGGCGTTCGAGCCCATCCTGGGCGATTTCGCGACCGTCGTCGGCAAGGTCGTGGCGGTGCTGCGCGCGGTCTGA